A single region of the Halobellus ruber genome encodes:
- a CDS encoding DUF4268 domain-containing protein, with protein MDWNVSRIREHNLRSVWENEERDFTRWLTENIDLLASELGIEIEDARAEEAVGDFSADIVAREMNTGETVVIENQYNKTDHDHLGKLLTYSSGKNAGFTMWLAEEFRPEHRSVLEWLNETGPKGAKFFAIKPRVVSIEGSEERGFEFEVVVEPNEWEREVSDESLTDSEQSYRQFFAEMVDAYSQRRPNWYKLNPGPRNYLTFSAGISGVRFGWVFHQGPEFSVELYISTSNKERNEEIFEALKREQTQIEENLGVELEWERLPRKQACRIKRPEDIDGTITELTADQREYLVEWGVDAMDEFQEEFEPRLSALGSN; from the coding sequence ATGGACTGGAACGTTTCGCGAATCCGGGAGCATAACCTTCGTTCGGTGTGGGAAAACGAGGAGCGGGATTTCACGAGGTGGTTGACGGAGAACATCGACCTGTTAGCGTCGGAGTTGGGGATAGAGATTGAGGATGCACGGGCAGAGGAAGCCGTTGGCGACTTCTCGGCTGATATCGTTGCACGGGAGATGAACACGGGTGAAACCGTCGTTATCGAGAATCAGTACAACAAGACGGACCACGATCACCTGGGTAAACTCCTGACGTACTCGTCCGGCAAGAATGCCGGATTCACGATGTGGCTTGCCGAGGAGTTTCGGCCGGAGCACCGGAGCGTGCTCGAATGGTTGAACGAAACCGGACCGAAAGGTGCGAAGTTCTTCGCGATCAAACCCCGCGTCGTGAGTATCGAGGGATCCGAGGAGCGTGGGTTCGAGTTCGAAGTCGTCGTTGAGCCCAACGAATGGGAACGGGAGGTTAGTGACGAATCCCTTACCGACTCCGAGCAAAGCTACCGACAGTTCTTCGCCGAGATGGTCGATGCATACTCCCAGAGGCGTCCGAACTGGTACAAACTCAACCCTGGGCCTCGAAACTATCTGACGTTCAGTGCTGGAATTTCAGGGGTTAGATTCGGGTGGGTATTCCATCAGGGGCCGGAGTTTTCCGTCGAACTCTATATTTCAACGTCGAATAAGGAACGTAACGAGGAGATATTTGAGGCATTAAAACGAGAACAGACGCAGATTGAGGAGAATTTGGGCGTTGAGTTGGAGTGGGAGCGTTTGCCTCGGAAACAGGCCTGCCGAATCAAGCGGCCGGAAGATATCGACGGGACGATCACCGAACTAACAGCTGACCAGCGAGAGTACCTGGTCGAATGGGGAGTGGATGCTATGGACGAGTTTCAAGAAGAGTTCGAACCGCGTCTTTCTGCGCTTGGATCCAACTGA
- a CDS encoding sensor histidine kinase produces the protein MCELFENLFRNASEHGGEDVSVTVGPLPDGMYIADDGPGIPQDQRGEVFEHGVSTDDDGNGYGLSIVRTIARAHGWDVGMTESETGGARIEITGIQFLD, from the coding sequence CTGTGTGAACTGTTCGAGAATCTCTTTCGGAACGCGAGCGAACACGGTGGCGAGGACGTCAGCGTCACGGTTGGGCCACTACCGGACGGGATGTACATCGCGGACGACGGACCCGGTATTCCACAGGACCAGCGTGGTGAAGTCTTCGAACACGGGGTGTCAACCGATGACGATGGGAATGGATACGGACTGTCGATTGTGCGGACTATTGCCAGGGCTCACGGATGGGATGTCGGAATGACCGAGAGTGAGACTGGTGGTGCACGAATAGAGATTACGGGGATCCAATTTCTTGACTAA
- a CDS encoding PAS domain-containing protein, with translation MTPEATSDSGTRVLPLILDGGNRQLLVEWIDGHPSLEPVELADGIGETTFDVCILDKAAFRKHHDKLRTKKTTTAPVLLPYLLLLPDSESDIVETDAGQLADNVVTETVDELVTMPIQQAELHWRLAALLRLREQSLTLHDRKRELERQVDVFTTAQDIANVGAWEYDIDADEWWWSDEFRRIYGLSPDTPPSQTESFQYYHPEDRPIIEEAFDAAVEDGEPYDLDLRLTDAEDDHRWVRTIGEPQHVDGELSSVRGIVQDITERKDRQQ, from the coding sequence GTGACTCCTGAAGCGACTTCAGACTCCGGGACTCGTGTTCTCCCCCTCATTCTGGATGGGGGCAACCGCCAGTTGCTCGTCGAGTGGATCGACGGTCATCCCTCACTCGAACCGGTTGAGTTGGCGGACGGAATCGGCGAGACTACGTTCGACGTGTGTATCCTTGATAAAGCCGCATTCCGGAAACATCACGACAAACTTCGAACGAAGAAAACAACGACAGCCCCCGTTTTGCTTCCATATCTCCTGTTGCTTCCGGACTCCGAATCTGATATCGTCGAGACAGATGCCGGTCAGCTGGCCGATAACGTCGTCACAGAGACGGTTGATGAACTCGTCACGATGCCCATCCAGCAGGCTGAGCTCCACTGGCGACTCGCGGCGCTGCTTCGACTCCGTGAGCAATCACTCACGTTACACGATCGCAAGCGTGAGCTCGAACGTCAGGTCGATGTATTCACGACGGCACAGGATATTGCGAACGTCGGCGCTTGGGAGTACGATATCGACGCTGACGAATGGTGGTGGAGCGACGAGTTTCGTCGCATCTACGGTCTTTCACCAGACACACCACCGTCTCAAACGGAGAGTTTCCAGTACTACCATCCGGAGGACCGGCCAATTATCGAGGAGGCATTCGACGCCGCCGTCGAAGATGGTGAACCGTACGACCTCGACCTCCGGCTTACTGACGCGGAGGACGATCACCGATGGGTTCGAACGATAGGTGAACCGCAGCACGTAGACGGGGAACTGAGTTCCGTTCGGGGTATCGTTCAAGACATTACCGAGCGCAAAGACCGCCAGCAGTAA
- a CDS encoding ATPase domain-containing protein produces the protein MATVGKGKQQQRVGTGVRGADDILGGGYLPESATLVRGEPGAGKSIFSLHFLAAGIDADETAMYINLGEPEDYIRDTARDFDLNVNGVEFLNLSPSGDRFQEEETYTLFRADEVETPSLVKNIRTEVQEVNPDRVVVDPVTEFRYLAPDDHQFRSQILGLIEFLKSEGATVLLTSQAASSMPDDDLQFLVDAVINMLEEPGRRTMHVSKFRGSSVRRGHHTLQITDDGMRVWPQLDPNRHERERSTAKLSSGVPELDSLLSGGLTSGTITFLSGPTGVGKTTTGLQFMKETAGRGQRSVLYSFEEDRQTLFERAEAVNIPITDMIDRETLNVEVIGPDELTIDEFTHQIRTEVEDNDSEVVMIDGTSGFEKSLRGVGAEPMQDLVKIGRYLRNMGVTGVVTNEVHDITGQFRATEQGMSYLADSIVVLRHVEYKGSLRKVIGVLKMRTSEFENQLRELEITEHGLRVGESLPELRGILTGTPTWDENVD, from the coding sequence ATGGCAACAGTCGGTAAAGGCAAACAACAGCAGCGAGTAGGAACCGGCGTCAGGGGCGCAGATGATATTCTTGGCGGCGGCTATCTCCCCGAATCCGCCACGCTTGTGCGAGGCGAACCCGGGGCGGGGAAGTCGATTTTCTCACTGCACTTTCTCGCCGCTGGCATTGATGCCGACGAGACCGCCATGTACATCAATCTCGGCGAACCCGAAGACTACATTCGGGATACCGCACGGGACTTCGACCTCAATGTCAATGGGGTCGAGTTTCTCAACCTCTCTCCCTCCGGCGACCGGTTTCAGGAAGAGGAGACGTACACCCTGTTTCGAGCTGACGAGGTGGAAACACCGTCACTGGTCAAGAACATTCGCACAGAAGTCCAGGAGGTCAACCCGGATCGGGTCGTCGTGGATCCAGTCACCGAATTCAGATATCTCGCCCCCGACGACCACCAGTTCCGGTCACAGATTTTGGGTCTCATCGAGTTCCTCAAAAGCGAGGGTGCAACGGTCCTGCTCACCTCGCAGGCTGCCTCGTCGATGCCCGACGACGACCTGCAGTTTCTCGTCGATGCTGTCATCAATATGCTGGAAGAGCCGGGGCGTCGGACGATGCACGTCTCGAAATTCCGTGGCTCTTCTGTCAGGCGTGGCCACCACACGCTCCAGATCACCGATGACGGCATGCGAGTCTGGCCACAGCTCGATCCCAATCGCCACGAACGGGAGCGTTCGACGGCGAAACTCTCTTCGGGCGTCCCGGAGTTGGATTCGCTTCTCTCGGGTGGCCTCACCAGCGGAACGATAACCTTTCTGAGCGGTCCCACGGGTGTCGGTAAGACCACGACAGGTCTCCAGTTCATGAAAGAAACCGCAGGGCGCGGCCAGCGTTCGGTCCTCTACAGCTTCGAAGAGGACCGACAGACACTGTTCGAGCGAGCGGAGGCCGTCAACATCCCCATAACCGATATGATCGACAGAGAGACACTCAACGTCGAGGTGATCGGGCCGGACGAACTCACAATCGACGAGTTCACCCACCAAATCCGAACAGAAGTCGAAGACAACGACTCAGAGGTCGTAATGATAGACGGAACCAGCGGGTTCGAGAAGTCACTGCGCGGTGTCGGCGCGGAACCGATGCAGGATCTCGTCAAGATCGGTCGCTATCTCCGCAATATGGGCGTGACCGGAGTCGTAACCAACGAAGTGCACGATATCACAGGCCAGTTCCGCGCGACCGAACAGGGCATGAGCTATCTGGCCGACAGTATCGTCGTCCTGCGCCACGTCGAATACAAAGGGTCGCTCCGGAAAGTAATCGGCGTCCTCAAAATGCGCACCAGCGAGTTCGAGAACCAGCTCCGGGAACTGGAGATCACCGAACACGGGCTGCGGGTCGGAGAATCGCTCCCCGAACTCCGTGGAATTCTCACCGGGACACCGACATGGGACGAGAATGTTGACTGA
- a CDS encoding PAS domain-containing protein: MSDTADTDTYQHLVEGTTTHAIFMIDPDGNITTWSPAAHELYGYTSGAVDQQPLTILFSDETSGDQSLDTLLTDAKEAAIETRGWHQQADDSVFWAHMTISPLWNDDFHGYAVVSKDMTEKHEYEQMLERQNDRLKEFADILAHDLRNPLQLVDGRNELARETGADEHFEVIEQTTDRMERLIDDLLKVAHQGEVVTDPDPTDIEAVIDTA; the protein is encoded by the coding sequence GTGTCCGATACTGCCGATACCGACACGTATCAACACCTTGTCGAAGGCACTACTACCCACGCCATCTTTATGATCGATCCCGACGGCAATATCACCACCTGGTCACCAGCCGCTCACGAACTCTACGGGTACACGTCTGGCGCTGTGGACCAGCAACCACTAACTATTCTATTCTCTGACGAAACAAGCGGCGATCAGTCTCTCGATACGCTTCTGACTGACGCAAAAGAGGCTGCCATCGAAACGCGAGGGTGGCATCAACAGGCGGATGACTCGGTGTTTTGGGCACACATGACGATCTCGCCACTCTGGAACGACGATTTCCACGGATATGCTGTCGTGAGCAAAGACATGACTGAAAAGCACGAATACGAACAGATGCTGGAACGACAAAACGACCGACTCAAAGAATTCGCCGATATCCTTGCCCACGACCTGCGCAACCCGCTTCAACTCGTTGATGGACGCAATGAACTCGCGCGTGAGACCGGGGCAGACGAACACTTCGAAGTCATCGAACAGACCACCGACCGGATGGAACGTCTCATTGACGACCTCCTGAAGGTCGCCCATCAGGGCGAAGTCGTGACCGACCCGGACCCGACAGATATCGAAGCGGTCATCGACACCGCATAG
- a CDS encoding sensor histidine kinase: protein MTESPEPAPADPSGTEPPPTRILPILSSTGNQRVLVNWLQQQDQYEALSDDHAGVPDRDFDMVIIDEQSLCEHGTALRERKEETEAFLPVLLVRSDTAADRLGLQDQTEAETERVVGQVVDEILTTPIAIAELRRRLATLTRIRDQSLALQRKTDQLLLLNRVTHHDIQNEMNVLMGFTASLEAHTDDAGAEICQRVLDSSQNVVDLMGVVREFGEILETAGEPDLQAINLGDVLTEQLTTHRSTFDETEFVVTGEIPRVDVRANDLLGSVFRNLLKNAVQHNDTDTPRVEITVRDGDETVTVTIADNGPGIPPDRRDAVLGRTEQGPNHPAAGLGLYLVDTLVDQYGGTLRITDSTLSGVAIGIELSKQPTAEVDGIDGDS, encoded by the coding sequence TTGACTGAATCACCCGAGCCTGCACCCGCCGACCCGTCGGGAACGGAACCACCACCGACCCGAATTTTGCCTATACTCTCCTCGACGGGCAATCAGCGGGTGCTCGTCAACTGGCTACAGCAACAGGACCAGTACGAGGCTCTCTCCGATGACCACGCTGGAGTCCCGGACAGGGACTTCGACATGGTGATTATCGACGAGCAGTCGCTCTGTGAGCACGGTACAGCGTTACGAGAGCGAAAGGAAGAGACAGAGGCTTTTCTCCCGGTGCTTCTGGTACGTTCCGACACCGCCGCGGATAGACTCGGCCTCCAAGACCAGACCGAGGCGGAGACAGAGAGGGTGGTCGGACAGGTGGTCGATGAAATTCTGACGACGCCGATTGCCATCGCGGAGTTGCGGCGCAGACTCGCCACGCTCACACGCATCAGAGACCAGTCGCTCGCACTACAGCGCAAGACCGACCAGCTCCTGTTGTTGAACCGCGTCACGCATCACGATATCCAGAACGAAATGAACGTCCTCATGGGCTTCACAGCGAGCCTCGAAGCCCACACGGACGACGCCGGTGCCGAGATTTGCCAGCGGGTTCTCGACAGCAGTCAGAACGTCGTGGATCTCATGGGAGTCGTGCGTGAATTCGGTGAGATACTCGAAACGGCTGGTGAACCGGACCTGCAGGCGATCAATCTCGGAGACGTGTTGACCGAGCAGCTCACCACCCATCGTTCGACGTTCGATGAGACCGAGTTCGTCGTTACCGGCGAGATTCCACGGGTAGACGTCAGGGCAAACGACCTCCTCGGGTCGGTGTTCAGGAACCTCTTGAAAAATGCAGTCCAACACAACGACACTGACACGCCACGCGTTGAGATAACCGTCCGAGACGGTGATGAGACAGTTACCGTCACGATTGCCGACAACGGTCCGGGTATTCCGCCCGACCGGCGGGACGCTGTCTTGGGTCGAACCGAGCAAGGACCCAATCATCCCGCCGCGGGACTCGGCCTCTACCTCGTTGATACGCTCGTTGATCAGTACGGCGGCACGCTTCGGATCACCGATTCGACTCTATCAGGTGTCGCTATCGGGATAGAACTCTCGAAACAGCCGACCGCCGAAGTGGATGGGATCGATGGTGACTCCTGA